The following are encoded together in the Parabacteroides chongii genome:
- a CDS encoding HDIG domain-containing metalloprotein, producing the protein MNPIDIISKYYPAGSDAYHILVTHSRSVTEKALSLARMHPEMNLDIPFIEEAAMLHDIGIFLCNAPEIGCLGDAEYICHGYLGADLMRKEGFPRHALVCERHTGTGITAEMIEERHLPLPSRVMVPVSLEEQLICFADKFYSKTKLDKEKPVEKVKQSLSRYGEETVIRFDNWCKLFLGE; encoded by the coding sequence ATGAATCCTATTGATATTATATCCAAATATTATCCGGCAGGATCGGATGCCTACCATATCCTGGTAACCCATAGCCGGAGCGTGACGGAGAAAGCATTGAGCCTGGCACGTATGCATCCGGAAATGAATCTGGACATTCCTTTCATTGAAGAAGCAGCCATGCTTCACGACATCGGTATCTTTCTTTGCAATGCACCGGAGATCGGTTGCCTGGGTGATGCCGAATATATTTGTCACGGCTATCTGGGTGCCGACCTGATGCGTAAAGAAGGTTTTCCCCGGCATGCACTGGTCTGTGAACGCCATACAGGGACCGGGATAACGGCGGAAATGATAGAAGAAAGACATCTTCCGCTTCCGTCGCGTGTAATGGTTCCGGTATCGTTGGAAGAGCAGCTCATCTGTTTTGCCGATAAGTTTTACAGTAAGACAAAACTGGATAAGGAAAAGCCGGTTGAGAAAGTAAAACAGAGCCTTTCCAGGTATGGAGAGGAGACCGTTATACGTTTTGATAACTGGTGTAAACTCTTTTTAGGGGAATAA
- a CDS encoding exo-beta-N-acetylmuramidase NamZ family protein codes for MKTVFRLTLWFIGILLTAELQAATTQGALVLGAERMDVITRLLKDKQVGLVVNQTSILEKQQKHLLDALVDQGIRVKKVFAPEHGFRGTADAGEEVKDSRDFKTGIPIVSIYGKNKKPTAEQLSGLDVVVFDIQDVGARFYTYISTMHYVMEACAENGIEFLVLDRPNPNDFVDGPVRQKGFESFVGVDPIPLLHGLTVGELAWMINSEGWLKSNPDSCKLHIVKMENWRHGDPYWLPVKPSPNLPNDQSIRLYPSLCFFEATNISIGRGTYYPFQVIGFPDRKYGDFTFTPVSLPGFDTNPLQKDKECYGIDLREYPFEGGLTLHFFLDFYNKAGNEQAFFFSRPQWFDLLAGTKELRYQIVRGLSEEEIRDSWKPELDKYKQMRKKYLLYPDYPQKVTKSQ; via the coding sequence ATGAAAACAGTTTTCAGGCTTACACTTTGGTTTATCGGCATATTACTCACAGCAGAACTGCAGGCGGCAACAACTCAGGGTGCTTTGGTTTTAGGGGCCGAACGTATGGATGTGATCACTCGCTTACTGAAAGACAAACAGGTCGGATTAGTCGTCAACCAGACCTCGATCCTGGAAAAACAACAGAAACATTTGCTGGACGCACTGGTAGACCAGGGTATCCGGGTAAAAAAAGTGTTTGCCCCCGAACATGGTTTCCGGGGAACCGCCGATGCAGGTGAAGAGGTAAAAGACAGTCGTGACTTTAAAACCGGTATTCCTATTGTTTCCATCTACGGTAAAAACAAAAAACCGACAGCCGAGCAGTTAAGCGGACTGGATGTGGTTGTATTCGATATTCAGGATGTAGGCGCACGTTTCTATACATATATAAGTACAATGCATTATGTCATGGAGGCGTGTGCTGAGAACGGCATTGAATTTCTTGTGCTCGACCGTCCGAATCCGAATGACTTCGTAGACGGTCCGGTGCGTCAGAAAGGCTTTGAATCGTTTGTCGGTGTCGACCCGATTCCATTGTTGCATGGTTTGACGGTCGGAGAGCTTGCCTGGATGATCAACAGCGAGGGCTGGCTCAAAAGCAATCCGGACAGCTGTAAGCTCCATATCGTCAAGATGGAAAACTGGCGGCATGGCGATCCTTACTGGTTACCGGTCAAGCCGTCTCCCAACCTGCCGAACGACCAGTCGATCCGGCTATATCCTTCTTTATGCTTTTTTGAAGCGACCAATATCAGTATCGGCCGAGGCACCTATTACCCGTTCCAGGTGATCGGATTTCCGGACCGAAAATATGGAGACTTTACTTTCACGCCCGTATCATTGCCCGGTTTCGACACGAATCCATTACAGAAAGACAAGGAGTGTTACGGTATCGATCTTCGGGAATATCCTTTCGAGGGAGGATTAACGCTGCATTTCTTCCTTGACTTCTACAATAAAGCCGGGAACGAACAAGCTTTCTTTTTCTCCCGCCCGCAATGGTTCGACCTGCTGGCCGGAACCAAGGAACTCCGTTATCAAATTGTCAGGGGATTATCGGAAGAAGAGATCCGTGACAGCTGGAAACCGGAACTGGACAAGTACAAGCAAATGAGAAAAAAGTACCTGCTGTATCCGGATTATCCGCAAAAAGTAACAAAGAGCCAATAA